A stretch of the Sulfurospirillum tamanense genome encodes the following:
- the purN gene encoding phosphoribosylglycinamide formyltransferase produces MPEKRLAVLFSGKGSNLESLLRTLHGHNFSGTTLKVVLTLTNKPNAGGIEKSRHYGIEPVVIDHTQFESREAFDGAVVEVIQNAHVDLVVLAGFMRILTPVFTQQVSAINLHPSLLPLFKGANAIKESYEAKVKEAGVSVHCVSEELDGGAIVLQEAFVKEANMSYEAFEAKIRAIEHQLLPKAVIKLLC; encoded by the coding sequence ATGCCTGAAAAACGCCTAGCGGTGTTGTTTAGTGGAAAGGGGAGCAATCTTGAGTCGTTGCTTAGAACCTTGCACGGGCATAATTTTAGTGGCACAACGTTAAAGGTTGTGCTCACACTAACAAACAAACCTAATGCGGGGGGTATTGAAAAATCTCGCCACTACGGCATCGAACCTGTGGTGATTGACCATACCCAATTTGAAAGCCGCGAGGCTTTTGATGGAGCGGTGGTGGAGGTGATTCAAAACGCACATGTAGATTTGGTGGTGTTAGCAGGGTTTATGCGCATATTGACGCCTGTGTTTACACAGCAAGTTAGCGCCATCAACTTGCACCCTTCGTTGTTGCCGTTGTTTAAGGGCGCCAATGCCATCAAAGAAAGCTACGAAGCAAAGGTTAAAGAAGCGGGCGTGAGTGTGCATTGTGTGAGTGAAGAGCTAGATGGAGGTGCGATTGTCCTGCAAGAAGCGTTTGTCAAAGAGGCAAACATGTCTTACGAGGCCTTTGAAGCTAAAATCCGCGCTATCGAGCATCAATTACTGCCAAAAGCGGTGATT